A genomic window from Sphingobacterium sp. BN32 includes:
- a CDS encoding glycosyltransferase family 1 protein produces the protein MLMRKTIVISAVNLIQAGTLAILRDCLSFLSKYAEEQNIEVIAIVYDKALVPFGNIRYIENKWPKKRWINRLWFEYVTLNKISKELGPVDLWFSLHDTTPTVKAARRAVYCHNSFSFYKWKLNDLIFAPKIALFAIFTRFIYRPNITKNNYLVVQQNWFRDGLSKMFSINPRKIIVFPPNIEHTKSSSLEKTALTKPYKFIFAASPNSHKNFEVICKAVEILKRKKIDGFQVTITLKGTENSYAEWLYKQWGDIPEIDFKGFVSPQILNDLYEESHCLIYPSKIESWGLPISEFKNFNRPILLADLPYAHETASGALKTYYFSPDDPADLASAMEKLISNDESFLVPSPQICYEDPKASNWRELFDILLS, from the coding sequence ATGCTTATGAGAAAAACAATAGTTATTTCTGCTGTCAATTTAATCCAAGCCGGAACGCTCGCAATTCTACGAGATTGTTTGTCGTTTTTATCAAAATATGCGGAAGAGCAAAATATTGAAGTAATTGCTATAGTATATGACAAAGCCCTCGTTCCTTTTGGCAACATTCGATATATTGAGAATAAGTGGCCTAAAAAACGATGGATAAATCGGCTTTGGTTTGAATATGTTACCCTCAATAAAATCTCAAAGGAACTCGGTCCGGTCGATTTATGGTTTTCTTTACATGATACCACGCCGACGGTTAAAGCTGCGCGCAGAGCTGTATATTGTCACAATTCATTTTCATTTTACAAATGGAAACTGAATGATTTAATATTTGCTCCGAAAATCGCCTTATTTGCAATATTTACTCGCTTTATCTATAGGCCGAACATAACAAAGAATAATTATTTAGTCGTTCAGCAAAACTGGTTTCGTGATGGTTTGAGCAAAATGTTTTCCATCAATCCGCGTAAAATAATTGTTTTCCCTCCCAACATCGAGCATACAAAAAGTTCTTCGCTAGAGAAAACAGCATTAACAAAACCCTACAAATTTATTTTTGCAGCTTCCCCAAATAGCCATAAGAATTTCGAAGTAATTTGTAAAGCGGTAGAGATTTTGAAACGAAAGAAGATTGATGGGTTTCAAGTTACAATCACGTTAAAAGGGACTGAAAATAGCTATGCAGAATGGCTTTACAAACAATGGGGCGATATTCCTGAGATTGATTTTAAAGGCTTTGTAAGTCCGCAGATATTAAATGATTTATATGAAGAAAGTCATTGTTTGATTTATCCCTCGAAGATAGAGTCATGGGGATTGCCCATATCAGAATTCAAGAACTTCAATCGACCCATTCTATTAGCAGACCTGCCATATGCGCATGAAACAGCTTCAGGAGCACTAAAAACATACTATTTTAGTCCTGACGATCCAGCAGATTTGGCTTCTGCAATGGAAAAACTCATCAGCAATGACGAGTCTTTTCTTGTTCCAAGCCCACAAATTTGCTATGAAGATCCAAAAGCATCTAATTGGCGGGAGCTGTTTGATATTTTGCTTAGTTAA
- a CDS encoding glycosyltransferase: MKILQVGKFYPIRGGVEKVMYDLTLGLSQREIPCDMLCATTEDHPGGTIALNTFAKLFVIPTKLSLAATKLAPEMISRLRKIAKDYDIIHIHHPDPMASLALFLSGYKGKVVLHWHSDILKQKTLLKLYSPLQSWLIKRANVIVGTTPVYVEQSPFLKNYQDKIDYIPIGIPPVYANSENVKLIKEHYAGKKIVFSLGRLVEYKGFEYLIKAANYLTDEYVVLIGGKGPLHDALNLLIDEHSLEGKVKLLGFLADEEVPDYFAAADLFVMSSILKTEAFGIVQLEAMASAKPIVSTTIPSSGVSWVNQNKISGLTVPIEDASAIAKAIQLILANDEYYEKLSRGSLNRYQSYFTLDNMVDKSLQIYNQILSNYKV, translated from the coding sequence ATGAAAATACTGCAAGTTGGTAAGTTTTATCCCATCAGGGGAGGTGTCGAAAAGGTGATGTATGATCTAACTCTAGGACTTTCTCAAAGAGAAATCCCATGTGATATGCTATGTGCAACAACGGAAGATCACCCAGGAGGAACAATAGCATTAAATACGTTTGCAAAATTATTCGTAATTCCGACAAAACTCAGTTTGGCAGCAACAAAGCTAGCGCCGGAAATGATAAGCCGATTGAGGAAAATAGCGAAAGATTACGATATCATTCATATCCACCATCCCGATCCGATGGCGTCTCTGGCGCTATTCCTTTCAGGGTATAAAGGAAAGGTAGTTCTGCATTGGCATAGCGATATTTTAAAGCAGAAGACGCTTTTAAAACTTTATAGCCCCTTGCAATCTTGGCTCATTAAACGCGCCAATGTGATTGTCGGAACTACTCCTGTATATGTGGAGCAATCTCCATTCTTAAAGAACTATCAAGACAAGATCGACTATATCCCCATTGGTATTCCTCCGGTATATGCGAACAGCGAAAATGTCAAACTGATTAAAGAGCATTATGCAGGAAAGAAAATAGTGTTCTCTTTGGGTAGACTGGTAGAATATAAGGGCTTCGAATATTTAATAAAAGCAGCGAATTATTTGACTGACGAATATGTCGTTTTAATTGGCGGGAAAGGACCGTTGCATGATGCCCTCAATCTTCTTATCGATGAGCATAGCCTGGAAGGAAAAGTGAAACTGCTTGGCTTTTTAGCAGACGAAGAAGTTCCAGATTATTTCGCAGCAGCTGATTTATTTGTCATGAGTTCAATATTAAAAACGGAGGCATTTGGGATCGTTCAGCTGGAAGCCATGGCTAGTGCAAAACCAATTGTTTCTACCACGATTCCTAGTTCGGGCGTAAGTTGGGTCAACCAAAACAAAATCTCAGGGCTAACTGTCCCGATTGAGGATGCGTCTGCAATCGCCAAAGCGATTCAATTGATACTTGCTAATGACGAATATTATGAAAAATTATCTCGAGGAAGTTTAAACAGATATCAATCATATTTCACATTAGATAACATGGTAGATAAAAGTTTACAAATATATAATCAGATTTTATCGAATTACAAGGTATAA
- a CDS encoding PqqD family protein, with translation MKLREDLKVRNIGGEHIIVDPGQEMVDLSKVFTLNETAVFLWENLEGKEFSIDFIIDLLLETFDCDAEVARNDAQQFLDDLKKGGLIVE, from the coding sequence ATGAAGTTAAGAGAAGATTTAAAGGTAAGAAACATTGGAGGGGAACACATTATTGTCGATCCAGGACAAGAGATGGTTGATCTTTCCAAAGTCTTTACTTTAAATGAAACCGCGGTTTTTTTATGGGAAAATCTAGAAGGTAAGGAATTTTCAATAGACTTCATTATTGATCTATTATTGGAGACTTTTGACTGTGATGCAGAGGTTGCCCGCAACGACGCACAACAGTTTTTAGATGACTTAAAAAAAGGCGGTTTGATCGTTGAGTAA
- a CDS encoding nucleotidyltransferase family protein, with product MIEGKILYAFFELLRSGLWNSPINYSDNFPLSKQEWNTLYLLSINHTVDGIVFDGIQKLDHELQPPKDILINWLVRTEKIEQRNDWMNNILLDQVDFFKSQGLTPILLKGQGLADFYINAKRRSSGDIDWYFGDDAAYLSAKNSLQKNNFKIQETPGFSASFFWENCETEIHQRMFDIHNPLIRHYFKKIEESESENKSSFVINNKKVFRPSPISNLVQINLHILKHLLSFGIGMRQLCDSARAYVSLDKKYDKKLLHSLYRKIGVLKWINLLHLILVDKFGLPEEMLPFELNRRAEYSWMLNDILHAGNFGFHNEEYKLAENKTGKRAESKTRIFSNLLKYIKVAPQEAISFPIVHFYSRFSS from the coding sequence ATGATCGAAGGCAAAATCTTATACGCTTTTTTTGAGTTATTGCGTAGTGGGTTATGGAATTCTCCTATAAACTATTCTGATAACTTCCCACTCTCCAAACAGGAGTGGAATACTCTTTATTTGCTTTCTATAAATCATACCGTGGACGGAATTGTTTTCGACGGTATACAGAAGCTTGATCACGAATTACAACCTCCAAAAGACATTCTAATAAACTGGTTGGTAAGAACCGAAAAAATTGAACAAAGGAACGATTGGATGAATAATATTTTGCTCGATCAAGTCGATTTCTTTAAGTCCCAAGGCCTCACACCCATACTTCTAAAAGGACAGGGTTTGGCTGATTTTTATATCAACGCTAAACGTCGTAGCTCAGGCGACATAGATTGGTATTTTGGTGATGATGCCGCCTACTTAAGTGCGAAGAATAGTTTACAAAAAAATAATTTCAAAATACAGGAGACCCCGGGCTTTAGCGCCAGCTTTTTTTGGGAAAATTGTGAAACGGAGATTCACCAAAGAATGTTTGATATTCATAACCCGTTAATACGCCATTATTTCAAGAAAATAGAGGAATCAGAGTCAGAAAATAAGTCCAGCTTTGTAATAAACAATAAAAAGGTATTCAGACCTTCGCCCATATCAAATTTGGTACAGATAAATCTCCACATCTTGAAGCATTTACTGTCGTTTGGTATTGGGATGCGGCAGCTATGCGATTCCGCGAGAGCGTATGTAAGTTTAGATAAAAAGTATGATAAGAAGCTTCTACACTCCCTTTATAGAAAAATCGGCGTGTTGAAATGGATAAATCTATTACATCTAATTCTGGTTGATAAGTTCGGTCTACCTGAAGAAATGCTTCCATTTGAACTAAATAGGCGTGCTGAATATAGTTGGATGTTGAATGATATTCTCCATGCAGGTAACTTCGGTTTTCACAATGAGGAATATAAGCTCGCTGAAAATAAAACAGGGAAACGTGCAGAAAGCAAAACTAGGATATTTTCGAATTTATTGAAATACATTAAGGTAGCTCCGCAAGAAGCGATCTCATTCCCGATTGTACATTTTTATTCCCGATTTAGCTCGTAG
- a CDS encoding ABC transporter ATP-binding protein, whose translation MQASLKQQIKWAWRLAEGYKGRLFLYFILELIVIASSLYFILLSKQAIDLAVAGDRDQVKTVIIVAISAVLIGLILKSYSNWLNEKTRVEMLISLQNRLINSQMLSTWKFIKKWHSGDIQLRINADSNEVVQMIGNTFIVFILTFIRLLASFFVLWSMDPMLAFIILAISPLLVFSKLYFKRLRSMNANLKKLESYFSQVVQENLRFRMSIRALGMQATRWNKVVDAQKDIYDLRSSLLNFSIVSQGILKASVNFGFLLTFVWGIYKLLENEISFGMMTAFLQLVGRIQSPVLGMMSFVPQFIKFRTAVDRIDELLLTDLEEEEQPEVLTSLDSIAIESLSFRYEDNLIVDDFSMEVKSGVPTAIIGSSGKGKTTLIRLLLSLVKPDSGSISLYADGVQSPLSSRHRINIAYVPQGDKLFSGTIRENLMIHHDTSAQRLEEAIYLSCAEFVYDLPEGLDTYVGESGYGLSEGQAQRIALARSLTRDCKIWLFDEVTSALDTETTSRLLDRLMKAGKDKIVIYVTHDLALANRCEHVIYMK comes from the coding sequence ATGCAAGCGAGTTTAAAACAGCAAATAAAATGGGCCTGGCGATTAGCCGAGGGATATAAAGGAAGGTTGTTCCTTTACTTCATCTTGGAGCTGATTGTAATCGCCTCTTCCTTGTATTTTATTCTGTTATCGAAGCAAGCCATTGATTTGGCGGTTGCCGGTGATCGCGATCAAGTGAAGACCGTTATCATTGTAGCAATTTCTGCCGTTTTGATTGGTTTGATATTAAAGAGCTATTCGAATTGGTTAAATGAGAAAACAAGGGTGGAAATGCTTATTTCTCTACAAAATAGGCTAATAAACTCGCAAATGCTGTCTACCTGGAAGTTTATCAAGAAATGGCACTCCGGCGATATCCAGCTCAGAATTAATGCAGATAGCAACGAAGTTGTTCAAATGATAGGCAATACTTTCATTGTATTCATTTTGACCTTTATACGCCTGTTGGCTTCGTTTTTTGTCCTATGGTCAATGGATCCAATGCTTGCCTTTATTATTCTTGCTATCTCGCCACTTTTAGTGTTCTCGAAGCTATATTTCAAGCGACTTCGATCGATGAATGCTAATTTGAAAAAGTTGGAAAGCTATTTCTCTCAGGTTGTTCAAGAAAACTTAAGATTTAGAATGTCCATCAGGGCACTTGGTATGCAGGCAACACGATGGAATAAGGTGGTCGATGCGCAAAAAGATATTTACGACTTAAGATCAAGCTTGCTCAATTTTTCCATTGTATCACAAGGAATCTTAAAAGCTTCAGTGAATTTTGGATTCTTATTAACTTTTGTTTGGGGAATTTATAAGCTGCTTGAGAATGAGATATCCTTCGGTATGATGACTGCCTTTCTTCAGTTAGTCGGAAGGATACAAAGTCCGGTGTTAGGAATGATGAGTTTTGTTCCCCAGTTTATTAAGTTCAGAACAGCCGTGGATCGTATTGACGAGCTCTTATTAACCGATTTGGAGGAAGAAGAACAGCCTGAAGTGCTAACTTCACTAGACTCCATTGCTATCGAATCCTTATCCTTTCGTTACGAAGACAATTTGATCGTTGATGACTTCAGTATGGAGGTTAAATCGGGTGTCCCTACAGCAATCATTGGTTCAAGCGGAAAGGGAAAAACAACACTGATACGACTTTTGCTATCATTAGTAAAACCCGATAGCGGCTCGATATCGCTTTACGCAGATGGTGTGCAAAGCCCTTTATCTAGTCGACACCGGATTAATATTGCCTATGTACCTCAAGGAGACAAGCTTTTTTCTGGTACGATTAGGGAAAATCTAATGATTCATCATGACACGTCAGCGCAGCGACTAGAGGAAGCCATCTATCTAAGTTGTGCGGAATTCGTTTATGACTTACCGGAGGGTTTGGATACCTATGTTGGCGAGTCAGGTTATGGGCTTTCCGAGGGGCAGGCGCAACGTATTGCTTTAGCCCGCAGCTTGACACGCGATTGTAAGATATGGTTATTTGATGAGGTGACATCCGCACTGGATACCGAGACCACTTCGAGACTATTAGATCGATTGATGAAAGCAGGAAAAGATAAAATAGTTATTTATGTTACACACGACTTAGCTTTGGCTAACCGATGTGAGCACGTTATTTATATGAAATAA
- a CDS encoding polysaccharide biosynthesis/export family protein: protein MNKNLLFIAIVLTVLFTGCSVGQKVIYVKDMPEATEIPISSQPALTVQKNDRLSIIVSAKNPELAAPFNDEMVGYSVGRGGEVFSKGTTTNRTGGYLVDQQGNIEFPILGTIAVEGKSVEQIKDLIKRRLVEEKYINDPIVKVELTNIRISMAGEINSRGVIEVPDGRITLIEAISKAGGLSRNAASDRITVIREENGMRKKIIVDIEKQAIFDSPAYYLKQNDVVFIEPKDDESTPKEERTWRLISFGLGLVTVVLTVLNFVR from the coding sequence ATGAATAAGAATTTATTGTTTATTGCAATTGTTTTAACCGTCTTGTTTACAGGTTGTTCTGTTGGCCAAAAGGTTATATACGTTAAGGATATGCCTGAAGCTACAGAAATACCGATAAGTTCGCAACCAGCCTTAACCGTTCAAAAAAATGATAGGTTGAGCATCATTGTGAGTGCCAAGAATCCTGAGTTAGCCGCACCGTTTAACGACGAAATGGTAGGATATTCGGTAGGTAGAGGAGGAGAGGTCTTTTCCAAAGGGACCACGACAAATAGAACGGGCGGTTATCTAGTCGACCAACAGGGGAACATTGAATTCCCAATTCTGGGGACAATTGCCGTGGAAGGAAAATCAGTTGAACAGATTAAGGATTTGATCAAGAGGCGCTTGGTCGAAGAAAAATATATCAACGATCCCATCGTCAAGGTAGAATTGACCAATATCCGAATCAGTATGGCCGGAGAAATCAATTCTAGAGGTGTTATCGAGGTGCCAGATGGTAGAATAACCCTAATTGAAGCTATTAGTAAAGCTGGTGGATTAAGCCGGAACGCTGCCTCCGATCGCATTACTGTAATTCGGGAGGAAAACGGCATGCGCAAAAAAATTATTGTAGATATCGAAAAACAAGCAATTTTCGACTCTCCAGCCTATTATTTAAAGCAAAATGATGTCGTGTTTATCGAACCTAAAGACGACGAGTCAACACCAAAAGAGGAGAGAACTTGGCGCTTAATCTCCTTCGGTTTAGGATTAGTGACAGTAGTATTAACTGTATTAAATTTCGTAAGATAG
- a CDS encoding tyrosine-protein kinase family protein encodes MNTNNKNFVSNSDSKSVNIVDVLNYLLHYWKWYLLSILVFSAFFYYQYSISPFVFKRSETVMIKTPENTPASSRVTRSSMYYNTVSVATEILQLKSKELMRQTVAELDANISYVERRGLRDVELYKDSPILVKFKNSRQNDAYSFYVTGIDKNTVELSGFDRTSKKINVKFNTEVETPVGRLTLFANENYTEYYFGTQIKITKNSVNATAGYFLGNLSINQMQDDASLLEISIQDGSPKRADDVITKLIEVYNAITIEDKNQIARNTADFIQRRLTIIEKDLDSVESNIERLKTNNQGLDVATSGDMYLSESRQFQNEKQKIETDIKLAQMMRDYMRTSEREKDLIPNNTGLVDANIETQINEYNSLLLKKNRLEEGSSTENPIVIELNRELNSMRSNINRAVDNATEGLRIKLGNVNREYTRLTGKVMETPQKERTMLSVERQQKVKEELYLFLLNKREENALNKAMTENNIRIIDPAAGSDAPIAPSKFRKLAVGMGIGLLLPTFILLMMLMLDSKVRSRADLENNLTIPFLAEIPLMLDKRSKTDVKVQENGRDPLTEAFRILRTNISFMSPDEENNKVIMFSSSRIGAGKTFSALNLSATLAFLNKKVAILDLDIRKGTLSSKFNLPVTKGVTHFLANSVVTLDEITYKTNLVDGFDIDLIPIGVPAPNPVELLLTKRLDSLVEQLKEKYDYVVIDSVPIEIVADAYISNRVADMTVFVIRSGNLDRRQLPNIEKVYENKKLKNMAVVLNGVKEDPRSYGYGYGYGYGYGYGYGYDVKKKTSFFDKLFKKA; translated from the coding sequence ATGAATACAAACAACAAGAATTTCGTCTCAAATAGCGATTCAAAATCAGTAAACATCGTTGATGTGCTCAATTACCTTTTACATTATTGGAAATGGTATTTGTTATCCATATTGGTTTTTTCAGCGTTCTTTTATTATCAGTATAGTATATCACCTTTTGTTTTCAAGAGAAGTGAGACGGTAATGATCAAAACTCCTGAAAATACACCAGCATCAAGTAGAGTTACTCGATCCTCTATGTATTATAACACAGTTAGTGTGGCGACCGAGATATTGCAGCTGAAATCGAAAGAATTGATGAGACAGACGGTAGCCGAATTGGATGCCAACATTAGTTACGTCGAAAGAAGAGGCTTACGCGATGTCGAACTATACAAGGATTCTCCAATCTTGGTTAAATTTAAAAACAGTCGCCAAAACGATGCTTATTCATTCTATGTAACTGGAATTGACAAAAATACAGTAGAACTATCGGGATTTGATCGTACATCCAAAAAAATTAATGTAAAGTTCAATACAGAGGTCGAAACTCCTGTTGGTAGATTAACCCTCTTCGCGAATGAAAACTACACAGAATATTATTTCGGCACTCAAATTAAGATTACTAAAAATAGTGTCAATGCAACAGCCGGTTACTTCCTGGGCAACCTTAGTATTAACCAAATGCAAGACGATGCTTCGTTGTTAGAAATCAGTATTCAAGATGGTTCTCCTAAAAGAGCGGATGACGTAATTACAAAACTGATCGAGGTGTATAATGCCATCACAATCGAAGATAAGAATCAAATTGCACGAAACACAGCTGATTTTATTCAAAGACGATTGACCATCATTGAAAAAGATCTGGATTCTGTTGAGTCCAATATTGAGCGACTTAAGACAAATAATCAAGGACTGGATGTAGCAACTTCAGGTGACATGTACCTTAGCGAAAGTCGTCAGTTTCAAAATGAAAAACAAAAAATTGAGACCGATATCAAGTTAGCTCAAATGATGCGCGATTACATGCGTACGTCGGAGAGAGAAAAGGATTTGATCCCAAACAATACAGGCTTAGTTGATGCCAATATTGAAACACAGATTAATGAATACAATAGTCTTCTCCTCAAGAAGAACAGATTAGAGGAGGGCAGTAGCACTGAGAACCCTATTGTTATCGAATTGAATAGGGAGTTAAACTCTATGCGATCAAACATTAATCGCGCAGTTGATAATGCAACAGAAGGGCTGAGAATAAAGCTAGGGAATGTGAATAGAGAGTACACTCGTTTAACAGGGAAAGTGATGGAGACTCCACAGAAGGAGAGAACAATGTTGTCCGTTGAACGTCAGCAAAAGGTTAAAGAGGAGTTGTACCTATTCTTATTGAATAAGCGTGAGGAAAATGCGCTTAACAAAGCGATGACGGAAAATAACATCCGTATAATAGACCCGGCAGCAGGTTCGGATGCGCCTATAGCACCGAGCAAGTTTAGGAAGTTAGCTGTGGGCATGGGGATAGGACTATTGCTACCCACGTTTATTTTACTGATGATGTTGATGCTAGATTCCAAAGTGCGCAGCAGGGCAGATTTAGAAAACAACCTTACTATTCCATTCTTAGCGGAAATACCTTTGATGCTTGACAAAAGATCGAAAACCGATGTCAAAGTTCAAGAAAACGGCAGAGACCCATTGACGGAAGCATTCCGAATCCTGAGAACCAATATCAGCTTCATGAGTCCGGACGAAGAAAACAATAAAGTGATTATGTTTTCATCTTCAAGAATCGGTGCTGGTAAGACCTTCTCGGCGTTGAATCTTTCTGCAACGCTGGCATTCTTAAACAAGAAAGTAGCAATCTTGGATTTGGATATTCGTAAAGGTACATTGAGCTCCAAGTTCAACCTGCCAGTAACAAAAGGAGTTACGCATTTTCTCGCAAACAGTGTTGTAACCTTAGATGAAATCACCTATAAAACGAATTTGGTTGACGGTTTTGATATCGATTTAATTCCAATCGGCGTACCTGCGCCAAATCCCGTGGAATTGTTATTGACGAAGAGATTGGATTCCTTGGTGGAGCAACTGAAAGAGAAATACGACTATGTCGTTATAGATAGCGTGCCTATTGAAATCGTCGCGGATGCTTATATTTCGAATCGCGTAGCCGACATGACGGTTTTCGTTATCCGTTCGGGTAATTTAGATAGACGGCAGTTGCCAAACATCGAAAAAGTATATGAGAACAAAAAGCTCAAAAACATGGCAGTCGTGCTTAACGGCGTGAAGGAAGACCCTAGATCTTACGGCTATGGATACGGTTATGGTTATGGATACGGCTACGGCTATGGCTATGACGTTAAGAAAAAAACTAGTTTCTTCGATAAACTATTTAAAAAAGCGTAA
- a CDS encoding DUF5106 domain-containing protein produces MKIPKTKLLFSAVFVVTVLLSCNQGKKTAPTANPNVNTSTEYHPPQPGANLTSKEEQLNYLFSHYWDNFNFSDTAKIIDSEYAEQAFVNYLSIFPAVSAEQLKEGITDFLDQAKQEQKGFDYFKKKLDSYLYDPNSPMRSDSFYEPVLEYYTSSDKIAQDEKARYRILLDLVRKNKVGSTATDFVYQTKGKTFNKLHELQAPLILLMFYEPGCSNCEQVIKVLKEQESINQMIANKQMQILAIYPEGNLEIWNDYADNIPSNWINAVDEKQEVLNKGLYDLKASPTIYLLDKDKKVILKDTDLNALGNYLASQGL; encoded by the coding sequence ATGAAGATCCCAAAAACTAAACTATTATTCAGCGCTGTATTCGTTGTTACTGTTTTGTTGTCCTGCAATCAGGGAAAGAAAACTGCTCCTACAGCAAATCCCAATGTCAATACATCAACGGAATACCATCCTCCTCAACCAGGCGCCAATTTAACGAGCAAAGAGGAACAGCTTAATTATTTGTTTAGTCATTATTGGGATAACTTCAATTTCAGCGATACGGCGAAGATTATCGACTCGGAATACGCGGAGCAAGCTTTTGTGAATTACCTTTCCATATTTCCCGCAGTATCTGCTGAGCAGCTGAAGGAGGGAATTACAGACTTTTTAGATCAAGCGAAGCAGGAACAAAAAGGATTCGACTATTTCAAAAAGAAATTAGATAGCTACCTTTATGATCCGAATTCGCCGATGCGTAGCGACTCGTTTTACGAGCCTGTACTCGAATATTATACCAGCTCTGATAAGATCGCTCAGGACGAAAAAGCGCGCTATAGGATACTGTTGGACCTTGTTCGTAAGAATAAAGTTGGTTCTACGGCGACTGACTTTGTTTATCAGACAAAAGGTAAAACATTTAATAAACTTCATGAGCTACAAGCTCCATTAATACTACTCATGTTTTATGAGCCCGGATGTAGCAATTGCGAGCAGGTGATAAAGGTCTTAAAAGAACAAGAATCCATCAATCAAATGATTGCCAATAAACAGATGCAGATTTTAGCCATATACCCTGAGGGAAATCTAGAGATATGGAATGACTATGCTGACAATATTCCTTCGAATTGGATTAATGCTGTGGATGAAAAGCAAGAGGTATTAAACAAAGGACTTTATGACCTTAAGGCTTCTCCAACAATTTATCTTTTAGACAAGGATAAAAAAGTGATCCTGAAAGATACTGATCTGAATGCTTTAGGAAATTATTTAGCGTCCCAGGGTTTATAG